The sequence below is a genomic window from Curtobacterium sp. MCPF17_002.
AAGGGCTCGATGATGCCCTTGCCGGCGAGCGCATCGACCAGGTCCTGCTCGATGTTGAGGTCTGAGAAAGTCAAAGAATCACCTTAGTTCTGGTGGAAGTCCCGACCAGTCTACCGATGGGCCGGTCGGGCGTGGGCGCGGGGAGGTTCCCGCTATGCTCTTCGGGTGGTGTCGTGGTGGAACCGGAAGCGCGCTGCGCAGCTCGCAGCCGCGTGGATCGCGTCGCGGAACCCGCGGGGTGCTTCGCCGGTCGAACGCCTGCAGCTGGACGACGTCAGCCCCGAGCTCGACGTCTACCTGGGCCAGGCCGCGTACCTGCAGCTGTCGCTGTACGAGACCATGGGCCGCGCCGGAGCCGGTGCCCCGACCCTGTCCGGCCGGCTGGTCACGGGTGTGCTCGCGACCACCGCGCTCGAGCGGCACCGGACCATCGTCGCAGAGATCGAGCGGAGCGGGGGCGACCCCGCCGCGTTGATGGCCCCCCACCGCGAGGCGATCGACCTGTTCCTCGAACGGACGAGCGGTGCGGACTGGTACGAGTCGATGCTCACCGGGTACGTGACCGCGGGCATCCTCAACGACCTGTTCGGCAGCCTGCTCCGGTCGCTGCCGACCGACGTCCGGCAGCGACTCCGCACCGTGTTCGACGCGCGTGAGGAAGCGGCCGTCGTCGAAGAACTGACCGCACGCATCGAAGAGGACCCGCAGGTCGGTTCGCGTCTCGCGATGTGGGGCCGGCGGCTCGTCGGGGACACGCTGCTGGTGGCCCGGTCGGCACTCGCGTCGCACGCCCGCGAGGACCAGGAGCGGCTCGAGCCGGTCTGGACCGAACTCATCGCCGCGCACACCAGGCGGATGGACGCGCTCGGGCTGACCGCCTGAAGCGCTGCCGCCGGGCTCATCGCCGAGGCGCGCTGGCGCCCTGTCGCCGAGGTGCGCTGGCGCCTAGGCGCCCTGGGCCTTGATGCGCTCGTAGTAGGCCGCGTCGGCCGCCGTACGGCGCTTCCCGAGGACCCATTCGGTGACGAGGGCGAGGACGGCGGCACCCACGAGGGTGACGACCCAGATCCAGGTCGCGTCGTACTTCCAGCCCGCCCACGACAGGGCCTCCCAGAGGACCGCGGCGACGATGCCGCCGACCGCCGGTCCGATGAGGGAGCCGCGGGTCGATCGCCACGGCAGCACGACGTGGGCGATCGCCCCGACGATCAGGCCGCCGAGGACCGCGAAGAGCAGTTCCACGTCGTCAGGCGACGAAGCCGATACGGCGGGATTCCTCGGCGCCGACCTCGACGTAGGCGAGCGAGCCGACCGGCACGATGAACCGACGGCCCTTCTCGTCCTGGAGCGAGAGGTGCGTCGACTTCGCCGCGAGGGCCTCAGACACGGCCTTCTCGATCTCGTCGGCGGTCTGGGCGGTCTCGAACGCGATCTCGCGCGGGCTGTTGGTGATGCCGATCTTGATGTCCACGACGACAGCGTATCCGAGCGACCCATCGGCACATCGACCGTTCGCCGCAGGCGCACTGTGCCGGCTGTCGGCCGGTGCTGGCCGCCCTGGTCGCGCCTGCCGGGCGGTGTCGGTAGCGGCGGTTACCGTACGAGGGTGCCGAAGACCACGCTGACGACCGCCCCCGGACCCGAGGACGTCGCCCGGGCCCTCGCGGCGGACCCGTCCCAGGCGGCGGTCCTCGCGCTGCCGGACGGTCGGCACGCCGCGGTCATCGGGGCCCCGGGCACCGGGAAGACGACGACGCTGTCCCGGCTCGTCGCCGCACGGCTCGGTCGTCCGGACGCGATCTCGCCCGACGGGCACGCCTCCGTGCTCGCCCTCACGTCGGCCCGGACGGCGGCGACCGCGCTCCGCGACCGGCTGGCCGTCTCGGTCGACCGCGTGGTGCCCGGTGCGCTCGCCCGCACGGTGAACTCCCTCGCGTTCCAGATCGTCGCGCACGCCGCCGCCGTGCAGGGGCAGGAGACCCCGACACTCCTCACCGGCGGCGAGCAGGACCGCATCATCGCCGACCTGCTCGAGGGGCACGAGCTCGACGGTGCCGGCCCGGACTGGCCGGCACCGATCACCGCGGTCGTCCGCGAGCGCGCCGGGTTCCGCACGGCCCTCCGTGACGTCATGATGCGCGCCGTCGCAGCGGGGGTCGAGCCCGAGGACATGCGCGAGCTCGGCGACGACACCGGGCGTCCCGAATGGCGGGCCGTCGGGGACTTCGTCGACGAGTACCGCGCGGCCGTGACCTCCTTCCGCTCCACCAGCCTCGACGCCGCCGAACTCGTCGCGTACGCCACCGCCGCGGTCCTCCGTGGGCAGCTCCCCGCGAGCGTCGCCGCACTCCGGCTCGTCGTGGTCGACGACACGCAGGAACTGGTCGAGGGGGAGATCGCGCTGCTCGGCGCCCTCGCACGCTCCGGCGTGCAGATCGTGGCCTTCGGCGACCCGGACATCGCCGCCTCGGCGTTCCGCGGCGCCGAACCGGACGTGCTGGGTCGGTTGGCGGTGCGGCTCGGTGTCGCGCGGGTGGACGAGATCGTCCTGACGACCGTGCACCGGTACCCGGCCCCGATCCGGGCGCTCGTCTCCGGGATCACCGCGCGGATCGGAGCGGCCGCGGCCGGACGGCAGCGCACGGCGACCGCGACCGAGGCGGACGCCCGACCCGACGCCGTGGTGCACCTCGAGGGTGCGAGTCGTGCGGCCCTCATCGTCGCCGTCGCCCGTCGACTCCGTGAGCACCGGCTGCTCGACGGGGTGCCGTGGCACCGGATGGCCGTCGTCACCCGCAGCGGTGCCGCGATCCCCGAACTCGTGCGGGCGCTCTCCGTCGCCGAGGTCCCCGCGACCGCCGGCGCAGCACCCGTCCGTCCCCGCGACGACACCGCGGCCCGGTCGCTCCTCGATGCCGCCGCCGTGGCGCTCGGGGTGCTCCCGCTCGACGCCGCGCTCGCCACCGCGTTCGCGACCGGCCCGCTCGGCGGACTCGACACCCTGGCGATGCGCCGGCTCCGGCTCGCCCTGCGGCGTGAGGAGCTGGCGGGCGGTGGCAGCCGCACGGCCGACGAGCTGCTCGTCGACGCGCTCGGCGCCCCGGAACGCCTCGCGACGGTCGACGCCGGGTTCGCCCGTCGTGCGACCCGTCTCGCGCGCAGCCTGGTGCAGGCCCGCACCGACGCCGAGTCGGACGCCAGCATCGAGGAGATCCTCTGGGGGCTCTGGGAGCGCAGCGGCCTCGCCGGCACGTGGGGTGCGCAGTCCGCGGCCGGCGGGGTGGGCGCGGCCGAAGCCGACCGGCACCTCGACGCCGTGGTCGGCCTCTTCACCGCCGCCAAGCGGTTCGTCGAGCGCACCCCGGACGCTCCGGCACGCGTGTTCGTCGACGACCTGCTCGGCTCCGACCTGCCCGAGGACTCGATCGGACCCGACCGGACCGCAGGTCGCGTCCGCGTCCTGACGCCGTCGGCCACGATCGGCCTCGAGTGCGACGTGGTCGTCGTCCTCGGGCTGCAGGACGGCGTCTGGCCGAACACCCGCGTGCGTGGCAGCCTGCTCGACCCCGACGGCCTCGTCCGCGCCGCCCAGGGTGTCGAGCACGCCACCGTCGACGACCGTGCCGCCGTGATCGCCGACGAGCTGCGCCTGTTCGCCCGCGCGGTGTCCCGCGCGACGACCCAGGTCGTCATCGGCACCGTCGCCAACGACGACGAGGCCCCGTCCCCGTTCGTGCGCCTCGTGCCGGTCCCGCCGGACCGTCAGCCGACCGTGCACCCGCTGTCGCTCCGCGGACTCGCGGGCTCCCTCCGACGCCGGGTCGTCGGGTCCGGTGACCACGAGGCCGCCTCCGCCCTCGCCCGGCTGGCCGAGGCCGAGGTGCCGGGTACCTCGCCGGACGACTGGTACGGCCTGGTGGAGCCCTCCACCGAGACGCCGCTGGTCGACCTCGACGCCGAGCCGGTGCCCCCCGAGCCCGGTCCCGACGGCCTCGACCCGGACGACCCACGGGCAGGTGAGCCCGTGGCCCCGACCGTGTCCGTCTCGCCGTCCCGCATCGGCACGTTCGAGGAGTGCCCCGTGCACTGGTTCGTGCAGACCTTCGGCGGCAGCGCCCCGAGCCCGGCGATGGGCATCGGGACGATCGTGCACGAGGCGATGGAGCACGCGACCGAGGTGGACGTCGAGTCGTTGTGGGCCCACGTCGAGGGGCGCTGGGACGAGCTGACCTTCGAGTCGCCCTGGGTGGCCGACCGCGAGCGCGCCCGGACCCGCCGGATGGTCGAGGGCCTGAGCGACTACCTCCGCACCTTCGCGAGCGCCGGACGGCAGCTGCTCGGCGCGGAGACCTCGTTCGCCCTCGTCACCGGTCCCGCCCGGATGCGCGGCAGCATCGACCGGATCGAGGTCGACCCCGACGGCCGGGTCAGCGTCGTCGACCTCAAGACCGGGCGGTCGATGCCGAGCGAGAAGAACGACATGCCGGAGCACCCCCAGCTCGGCGCCTACCAGCTGGCGGTCGAGGACGGCGCCGTCGAGGGCGTCCCCGCCGGGTCGGTGATGACGGACGCCCGCCTCGTGTTCGTGCAGAACGCCCGCGGCGGCCGCGCGTACTCGGAGCGGACCCAGCAGGCCTTCGACGCCGACGCCCGTGACGCCTACCGCGAGCGGCTGCACACGGTCGCGCGGGGCATGGCCGGCCGGACGTTCCTGGCGAACGTCGACGACCACTGCGAGAAGGCCCGGACCGGCGTCGAGTGCCGGATCCACGTCGTCGGGGAGGTGACCTGGTGAACGAGGAGCAGGTGCTCGGCGCCCCCGCAGCGGGCGCGACGGCGGCGGTCACCCGGCGCGACGCCGACGCCATCGCGGACGCCCTCGGTCGTCCGCGCCCGACCGCACAGCAGCGCGCCGTCATCGAGTCGCCGCTGCAGCCCGCGCTCGTGGTGGCCGGCGCCGGCAGCGGCAAGACCGAGACCATGGCGTCCCGTGTCGTGTGGCTGCTCGCGAACGGCATGGTCCGCCCCGACGGCATCCTCGGGCTGACCTTCACGCGCAAGGCCGCCGGTGAGCTCTCGGTCCGGATCAACGACCGCATCCGTGCACTCGAGGACGTCGGTCTCCTGGACGCCGGCGACGCCTTCGAGGCCCCGACGGTGTCCACGTACAACGCCTTCGCGAACTCGGTCTTCCGCGAGAACGCCCTGCTCGTCGGCCGCGACGGCGAATCGCAGGTCCTCACCGAACCCTCCGCCTGGCAGCTTGCCCGCCGCGTGGTCGTCGGCGCGCGCGACGACCGGCTCGCCGGACTGGACCGCGACGTCGACACCGTGACCGCGGCGGTCGTGGCGCTCGCCGGTGCGGTGTCCGAGCACCTCGTGGAACCCGAGCGGCTCCGACGGTTCGCGATCGACTTTGCCGGACTGCTCGAACTGCCCGGCAACAACCGTGGCACCCCGTACAAGGCCGTCACCGACGCGGTCGCGGCGATCGGCGCGCTCGAGCCCCTCGTCGACCTGGTCGAGGAGTTCCGTCGGCAGAAGGTCGACCGCGGGTTCGTGGAGTTCTCGGACCAGATCGCCCTCGCGCTCGCCGCGGCCGAGTCCGCCCCGCGCGTGGTCACCGACCTGCGGCAGCGTTACGGCGTCGTGCTGCTCGACGAGTACCAGGACACCTCCGTGGTGCAGACCCGGTTCCTCGCGCGGCTGTTCCGCGGGCACCCGGTGATGGCGGTGGGGGACCCGCACCAGTCCATCTACGGGTTCCGTGGCGCGAGTGCGGCGAACCTCGCCCGGTTCCCGCGGGACTTCGGTGCAGCGGCCGACGCGTCCGGCGGGGCCGGTGCCGTACCGGTCACGTTCGCGCTCTCGACGAGCTGGCGGAACCCGGTGGACGTCCTCGCCGGTGCGAACGCGGTCGTCGCGCCGCTGTCCGAGGCGTCCGAGGTCGACGTCGAGCGGCTGTCCCCACGCCCGGGGGCGGACGCCGGCACCGTGCACGCCGTGTTCCCGGAGACCCTACCCGAGGAAGCCGCGGCCGTCGCACGGTGGTTCGCCGACCGCCGTGCCGCCGACCGCACGAGTTCGCTGGCGCTCCTGCTGCGCTCCCGGAAGGACCTCGCCGCCTTCACCGGCGCACTCGCCGACCACCGCGTGCCGTACCACGTGCTCGGCACCGGCGGGCTGCTCCAACGGCCGGAGATCGTCGACCTCGTCGCGTGCCTCCGGGTCCTGCACGACCCCGCCGCGGGCAACGACCTCATCCGGGTGCTCGCCGGCGCCCGGTGGCGGATCGGGGCCGCGGACATCGCCGCCCTGCACGCCCTCGCCCGTTGGCTGTTCGGCCGTGACCACACCCAGCACCGACTCGACGACGCCCTCACCGCGGCGTTCCGGGCGTCGGTCGCCGCGGGCGAGCACGGCTCGATCGTCGACGCGCTCGACTTCGTGGCGACGGCGCCCCACGAGCACGGCGCGCTCGCCGACATCAGCGACGTCGGACGCCGCCGGATGCGCGAGCTCGGGCAGCAGCTCGCGACGCTCCGGTCCCGCGCCGGCGGCGATCTCGTGGACTTCGTGACGCTCGTCGTGCAGGAGATGCGTCTCGACGTCGAGGTCGCCGCCCACGAGCAGGGGAGCGCGGCGTTCCTCGACGCCTTCATCGACGAGCTCGCGGGCTTCGTCACGACCGACGACCGGGCCGACCTCGGCGCGTTCCTCGGCTGGATCGACGCCGCCGCCCGCCGCGACGACATGGGTCCCCGATCCGAGGAGCCCGAGGCCGGCACCGTGCAGATCCTGACGATCCACGGGTCCAAGGGCCTCGAGTGGGACGCCGTCGCGGTGCCGCGCCTGGTCGAGGGGGCACTGCCGGCCCGCCCGCAGGAGGGCTCGTCCGGCTGGATCGGCTTCGGCCGGCTGCCCTACGAGTTCCGGGGCGACGCCGACGAGCTCCCACGGCTGGACTGGCGCGGGCACGACAACCAGAAGGACGTCACGCTCGCGATCGACGCGTACAAGGAACAGGTCAAGGCCCGCAACGAGGACGAGGAACGCCGACTGACCTACGTCGCACTCACCCGCGCCAAGCACGACCTGCTCGTCAGCGGCTCGTTCTGGGCCGGTGGCGTCCGGCCCACCGAGCCGAGCCGGTACCTCCGCGACCTCGTCGAGGCGGGTGTCGTCGACGGCGCGGCGATCCCGGACACCACCGAGCACGAGGAGAACCCCCTCGGCGACGCCGGTGCGACGCAGTCGTGGCCGCACGTGCCGTTCGGACAGCGCGCAGCGCGGGTCGTCGCCGCGGCCGACCGGGTGCGGAACGCCAACCCCGCAGCGGCTGGCCGGTTCGCCGCCGACATCGACCTGCTCCTCGCCGAACGCACCGCCAACCGGAGTGCCCGTCACCGTGTGGTCGTGCCGCACCGGGTGCCGGCGTCCGGGTTCAAGGACTACCTCGCCGAGCCGGACGCGGTGGCCGAACGGCTCCGCCGGCCGATGCCCGAGCGGCCGTACCGCGCGACCCGTCTCGGCACGCTGTTCCACCAGTGGGTCGAGCAGCGGGCCCGGAGCGGTGGCTCGCTCGAGACGCTCGACGCGTGGGACGGCGAGCTGGACGTCGACCGTGACGACCTGGTGGACGCCTCGACGGACGCCGTGGTCACGGACGACGATGCCCGGCGGCTGGCGGACTTCCAGGCCACCTTCGCCCGCTCACGCTGGTCGGGGCTCACGCCGGTCGAGGTCGAGCGGGAGATCCACATCCCGTTCCTCGGGCACAGCGTCGTCTGCAAGCTCGACGCCGTCTACGAGATCGACGGTCGGGCCGAGGTCGTCGACTGGAAGACCGGCAAGGCGCCGAAGGGCGCCGACGACCTGGCGAAGCGGCAGCTGCAGCTCGCCCTGTACCGGGTCGCCTACGCCGAGTTCACCGGGCGCCCGATCGACGAGGTCGACGCGGTCTTCTACTTCGTCGCCGACGACCTCGAGGTCCGGCCTCGGGAACTGCTCGACCGTGCCGGACTCGAGCAGGCGTGGCGGGACGCGATCGGCTGACCGGCCGGGCCGGCGGGGCGGACCCGCACCGTGCCTCCAGGCAGGGGGGGAGTCGCGTCAGCCGTGTCGACGCTCGGTCGACGACAGCAGCTGCTCGACCTCGCCGATCTCCATCGTCTCCGGTGACACCGACTGCAGCGGCGCACCGCTCGGGGCGTGCACCGCGTCGACCAGCCGGTGCATCATCGCGACCGCGTCGTCGACGACCTCGGTGCTCTTCGCCTGGACGCCGTGCAGGAGCCACTGCGCCGTCTCGAGCTCGTGGTGCACCCGCGCGCGCTGCGCGAGCTGCCGGTCACGGCCGCCGCCGTTCGCCTCGTAGGCGCTGAGCACCGTGTCGAACGCGTCCTTCCGGCCGGCGAGCACCCACGCGAGGTCCTTCGCCGGGTCGCCGAGCCGCAGCTCGCCCCAGTCGATGACCCCGGAGACCGCGTCGCCGTCGACGAGGATCGTCGGCGTGCCGAGCGAACCGTGCACGACGGTCGGCGTGAACTGCCAGAGCTGCTGGTCGCGGGCCGCACCCTCCCAGCGCTCCTTGAGCGCGGCCGGGACGAGCTTCGTGGCGACGGCGCGGTCCATCACCGAGACGGCGGACCGCAGCACCTCGAAGGGCGTCAGCGACGGCAGGCCGGCGTCCGTGACGAAGCTCGTCGGCAGCTGGTGGATCGCGGCGACCGCACGGCCGACACTGGTGGCGAGCTCGGGCCGCTCGACGAGCGTCCCGAGGGTCGGGTGCGAGCCCGGCAGGAAGGTGGTGACGATGGCGCGCGTCGAGCCGATCGGCGCCTGACCGCGGTACTCGGCCACACCGAACGGGAGGCGCGTGCGGATCCCGGCGCTCAGCGCACGGATCGCGACGAGGTCGGCCGACTGCCGGGCCTCGGCCCGCTGGTTGCGTGGACGGCGGATCGCCGTCTCGGCGCCGTCGGCGTCGCGGAGGACGGCCGACTCGTAGTCCCCGGACGCTGCCGAGCCGAGCGTGCGCGTGCCCGTGACGACGAGGCCTGGGACGGCCGTGGTGGCCAACGCGGCTAGAGTGAACTGGGATCCCGCCATGCCCCTCAGGGTAGGTCCACAGCCCCCGGTCGAGCGTGCGCCACGCTGGCCCGCGACAGCCCCGGACCGCGCACGGCGCCCCGCACTCCAGACCTGATCCGACCCGAGGAGCCCCCTGCCGTGACCGTCGAGTTCGCCAGCCGGCTCCCGCTCTCCCGAAACGAACTCGACCGCGACGGCGAGTTCCGCACGACCCCCGACCTCGAACGGGTCCTCCGTGCGGACCCCGCGACCCGGTTCCTGCCCCTGCATGGGTCCGAGATGCTCCGGAACGACGACGGCACGCTCCGTTTCGTCTCCGCCGCGGAGGTCCCCGAGGACACCGTGACGCTCTACCTCGGCCGCGCGGTGTCCGATGCGCCGGACGCCCCCGCCGGCACCCGCTTCGTCGCGGCCTTCGTCGACCCGGCGACCGCGACGGCGATCGAGCCGGACGACGACGCATGGCAGAGCCTGCGCATGTTCGGCACCGAACTCTCCCCGCGCGACCAGGGCCTGGCGGTCGAGGCCGTCGCGATGGCGAACTGGCACGCCGTGCACGGCTTCTCGCCGCGCACCGGGTCCCCGACCGACGTCGTCACCGGCGGCTGGGTCCGCCGCGACCCCGAGGGACACGAGCACTTCCCCCGCACCGACGCCGCGGTGATCGTCGGGGTGACCGACGCCGACGACCGCATCCTGCTCGGCTCGAACGCGGCGTGGGACGCGAACCGGTACTCGCTCCTCGCGGGTTTCGTCGAGCCGGGGGAGTCGCTGGAGGACGCCGTCCGGCGTGAGGTCTGGGAAGAGTCCGGGGTCCACGTGGAAGAGCCCGAGTACCTCGGGTCCCAGCCGTGGCCGTTCCCCGCGTCCCTCATGGTCGGCTTCCGTGCCCGCGCGGTCGACGGCGACCCGAACACCGCTCGGCCCGACGGGGTGGAGATCCTCGACGTCCGCTGGTTCTCGCGCGACGAGATCCGTGAGCGTGCCGGCGACACCCTGCTCCTGCCGGGGAGGACCTCGATCGCCCGCGCCATCATCGAAGAGTGGTACGGCGGGCCGCTGGATCTGCCGTGAGCGACGGCGCGCGCGGGTCGGGGCGCGGGCCCGGGCCGGGGCCGGGGCCGGGGTCCGGGTCGGGGTCGCCGTCGGCCGAGGTCCGGCCGCCGTCACCGGACGAGCTCCTCGCCGCCCTCGACGCCGAGCAGCAGGCCGTCGCCCGCACCCTGCTCGGTCCGGTCGCGGTGCTCGCCGGTGCCGGCACCGGCAAGACCCGCGCGATCACCCACCGCATCGCCTACGGGGTCGCGACCGGCACCTACGCCCCGAACCACGTCCTCGCGCTGACCTTCACGACCCGCGCGGCCGGCGAACTCCGGTCGCGGCTCCGGTCGCTCGGGGCCGGGACGGTGCAGGCGCGGACCTTCCACGCCGCGGCGATGGCACAGCTCAGCTACTTCTGGCCGGACACCGTCGGCGGCCACGCCCCGCGGATCGTCGAGTCGAAGGGCCGGATGATCGCGCACGCGGCGGACACCGTCGGCCTGCAGGTGGACACCCCGACCCTGCGGGACCTTGCCAGCGAGGTCGAGTGGCGCAAGGTGCAGATGCTCTCCTACGACGAGTACGAGGCGGCCGCGGCCGAACGGGTGATGCCGCGGGACACCGCGCCGCGCCGGGTGCTCGATCTCATGCGCGCCTACGAGCAGCTCAAGGACGACCGCCGGCAGCTCGACTTCGAGGACGTCCTGCTCGCCACGCTCGGCATGGTCGAGTCCGAGCCGCGGGTCGCGTCGTACGTCCGGCAGCAGTACCGGTTCTTCGTCGTGGACGAGTACCAGGACGTCTCGCCCGTGCAGCACGACCTGCTGCGGGCGTGGCTCGGCGGCCGCGACGACCTGTGCGTGGTCGGCGACGCCAGCCAGACGATCTACTCGTTCGCCGGCGCGTCGAGCCGCTACCTGCTCGGGTTCGGGTCGGAGTTCCCGCGCGGGTCCGTCCTGCGACTCGAGCGGAACTACCGGTCCACGCCGGAGGTCGTGCACGCCGCCAACGCGCTGATGCGCGGGCAACCCGGTGCACTCGACCTCGTCGCGCAGACCGTCGACACCGGACCGGAACCCGTTGTCGTGGCCTGCGCGCACGACGGCGAGGAAGCGCAGACGGTCGCTCGACGGATCACGGAGCTCGTCGGCGGTGGCGCGGCGTACGGCGACTGCGCCGTCCTCTACCGGCTGGGCGCCCAGTCGGCGGCGATCGAGTCCGCGCTCGGCCGAGCCGGGATCCCGTACCGGGTGCAGGGCGGCACCCGGTTCTTCGACCGGCCCGAGGTGAAGCTCGCCGTGCACCACATGCGCGGCGAGGCGGTCCGGCAGACCGATGACGAGCTCACCCGGCGGGTGGGGCTCGTGCTGCAGGTCAGCGGGTGGACGCCGACCCCGCCGGAGGGCACCGGAGCGGTCCGCGAACAGTGGGAGGCCCTGCAGGCGGTGATGGGGCTCGCCGAGGCCGCTCCCGCCGGCACGACGATGCAGCAGTTCACGCAGGACCTGGTCGACCGTGCCGCGACCCACCACGAGCCCGATCTCGACGCCGTCACGCTCGCGACCCTGCACTCGTCGAAGGGCCTCGAGTGGCAGAACGTCGTCGTGATCGGTGCCGCCGAGGGTCTGCTGCCGATCTCGTACGCGACGACCGACACCGAGGTCGACGAGGAACGCCGGCTGTTCTACGTCGGCCTGACCCGTGCCCGCCGCACGGTCACGATCACGTGGTCGCGACTGGGTTCCACGCGTGGGGGCGCCCGGGCGGCGAGTCGTTTCCTGGCAGCGCTCGGCACGCACAGCGCGGATGGAACGCCACCGGCTGCAGGCTGACCGACAGGTCGTCGCGCTCGAACACCAGCTGCTCGTCGCCCGGGTGCTGCGTCGTGCGCGGGAGCCGTTCGAGGAGCAGACGGGTGGCCGCCACCCCGATCGCCGCGATCCGGTACGGCGAGAGCGGCGCCGCCGGCCGACCCCACACCTGCGCGGCGATCGCCGGCCAGGCGGGGTCGTCCTCGGCGTGCGCGTACTCGACGCACTGCAGGCAGGGTCCGGCGCCCGGCACGACGAACGGCCCGACGCGGATCCGTCCGTCCCCGACGACCACCGCCAGGTGCGGCACGCCGTGGCGGGTCCACGCGGCGCGGAGGGCCGGGTCGACGACGTGGTCCGCCACGACGACCGCCAGGCGCGGGTCCTGCTCGGGCAGGAGGACGGGACCGCCACGTGGCGCGCTCGTGCGGGCGACGGTGACGCCCTCGCCGGAGAGCAGTTCGGCGACCGCGTCCGGCAACGCGCCGGTGCCGTGCACCTCGACGCGTGCCAGCGGTTCCGGCAGGACGTCGACGACCGCGGGTGAGGCCGCCCCGAGGACGCGGGCGGCGATCCCCGGTGGGCAGCCCGTCGACACAGCGACGCCGGACAGGGCGTCGCGTCCGGTCTCACGGCGCAGCGCGCTGAGGAACCGTTCCTCGCCGGTGGTCGGAACCGGCACCACGGCGCGCGGAGGATCGACGCCGAGCTGGACGGTCGCCGGGTCGCGCCAGACGAACTCGAGCGTCGGATCGATGCGGATGCCCATGCCCCCACGCTGGCCGAACGGACGGCGCAGCGGGGGAGCAGCGGACGATCTGTGGAGAACTAGCGGGACGGTGCGTCGTCGTCCGGGGTCCCGCCCTCGTCGACGTGTCCGCTCTCGTCCTCGCGCGGACGGTCGCCGGTGGAGTCGTTGAGCAGGTCCTCGAGGGCCTTGTCGAACTCGTCGTCCTCGGCGGAGCGGCCGGGGTTCCGGAGCCGGAGCACGAAGGCCTCGGGGGAGTCGATGTCCTCCGACGTCGGGACGGCGTCGAAGTGCGACCAGAGGGCGTCGCGCTGGTCGGTGCCGAGCTCGTCGGTGAGGTGCTGCCACATCGCGGCCGCCTCGCGGAGGCGACGGGGACGCAGCTCGAGCCCGACGAGCGTCGCGAACGCGGACTCGGCGGGACCGCCCGCGGCACGGCGGCGGCGGACCATCTCGGCGATCGCGCCGGACTTCGGCAGGCGTTCGGTCGCGGCCGCGGTCACGGTGTCGACCCAGCCCTCGACGAGCGCGAGCATCGTCTCGAGCCGGGCGAGCGCTGCCTCTTGCTCCTCGGTGCGCGGCGGGATGAGCGCACCGGACGCCAGCGCGTCCCGGAGCTGCTCCTGGTTGGTGGGGTCGATCTCCGACGCGAGTTCCTCGACCCGGTCGAAGGGGATGTGGATGCCCCGCGCGTAGTCGGTGATCGACGAGATGATGTGCAGGCGCAGCCACCGTGCCGAACGGAACAGCCGTGCGTGCGCCAGCTCGCGGACTGCCAGGTAGATGCGGACCTCGTCCT
It includes:
- a CDS encoding ferritin-like domain-containing protein; the protein is MVSWWNRKRAAQLAAAWIASRNPRGASPVERLQLDDVSPELDVYLGQAAYLQLSLYETMGRAGAGAPTLSGRLVTGVLATTALERHRTIVAEIERSGGDPAALMAPHREAIDLFLERTSGADWYESMLTGYVTAGILNDLFGSLLRSLPTDVRQRLRTVFDAREEAAVVEELTARIEEDPQVGSRLAMWGRRLVGDTLLVARSALASHAREDQERLEPVWTELIAAHTRRMDALGLTA
- a CDS encoding DUF3107 domain-containing protein, encoding MDIKIGITNSPREIAFETAQTADEIEKAVSEALAAKSTHLSLQDEKGRRFIVPVGSLAYVEVGAEESRRIGFVA
- a CDS encoding UrvD/REP family ATP-dependent DNA helicase — encoded protein: MPKTTLTTAPGPEDVARALAADPSQAAVLALPDGRHAAVIGAPGTGKTTTLSRLVAARLGRPDAISPDGHASVLALTSARTAATALRDRLAVSVDRVVPGALARTVNSLAFQIVAHAAAVQGQETPTLLTGGEQDRIIADLLEGHELDGAGPDWPAPITAVVRERAGFRTALRDVMMRAVAAGVEPEDMRELGDDTGRPEWRAVGDFVDEYRAAVTSFRSTSLDAAELVAYATAAVLRGQLPASVAALRLVVVDDTQELVEGEIALLGALARSGVQIVAFGDPDIAASAFRGAEPDVLGRLAVRLGVARVDEIVLTTVHRYPAPIRALVSGITARIGAAAAGRQRTATATEADARPDAVVHLEGASRAALIVAVARRLREHRLLDGVPWHRMAVVTRSGAAIPELVRALSVAEVPATAGAAPVRPRDDTAARSLLDAAAVALGVLPLDAALATAFATGPLGGLDTLAMRRLRLALRREELAGGGSRTADELLVDALGAPERLATVDAGFARRATRLARSLVQARTDAESDASIEEILWGLWERSGLAGTWGAQSAAGGVGAAEADRHLDAVVGLFTAAKRFVERTPDAPARVFVDDLLGSDLPEDSIGPDRTAGRVRVLTPSATIGLECDVVVVLGLQDGVWPNTRVRGSLLDPDGLVRAAQGVEHATVDDRAAVIADELRLFARAVSRATTQVVIGTVANDDEAPSPFVRLVPVPPDRQPTVHPLSLRGLAGSLRRRVVGSGDHEAASALARLAEAEVPGTSPDDWYGLVEPSTETPLVDLDAEPVPPEPGPDGLDPDDPRAGEPVAPTVSVSPSRIGTFEECPVHWFVQTFGGSAPSPAMGIGTIVHEAMEHATEVDVESLWAHVEGRWDELTFESPWVADRERARTRRMVEGLSDYLRTFASAGRQLLGAETSFALVTGPARMRGSIDRIEVDPDGRVSVVDLKTGRSMPSEKNDMPEHPQLGAYQLAVEDGAVEGVPAGSVMTDARLVFVQNARGGRAYSERTQQAFDADARDAYRERLHTVARGMAGRTFLANVDDHCEKARTGVECRIHVVGEVTW